TGGCCGGTGCCTCGAGCCACTCCGCGAGATCGAGCAGATCCTCGACGGCACGGGAATTGACCTTTCGGTCCTGAATCAGCCGCGCAAAGCCCGGCTCGTCGAGCTTGCGCAGCGACGACAGAATGCGGAGCGAATCAGGAACGGTGGACACGGCGGAACTACTGCTTCTTTAGTGCTCTCCGGTTGGCTATCACGCGCCAAATCACGAAAATGACCAGGAGAACGAAGGCCACCGGGAAGCCCCAGTAGGCGATGAGCACACACGCGGGCCAGACCCACGAGGTGCTCGTGGCGAAGTCGACGCCGAACAGTGGGGCGAGGAGGACGGTGAACAACGCGACAAACGAAATAGCGGCGATCCCGACCGTGAGGTAGGCGAGGATGCGCTCCATCGTGGATGCTCGGATGTCGTCTTGCGAATTGGTCACCGAATTAGCCTAGTCGACTCGGGCCGTGGAATGCCGCGGCGGGTAGACTAGTTACATTGTGCGACACCGCGCACACCGCCGTAGCGGGATCCCATGACAATGGGTGGACTGCGGCGAGGCGCGAGCACGTTCGGGAACGACCGTCCGGCGGACTCCGGTTTCGGGTCACCCGTGCCTCACAGGCGCACTTGCGCCATGATTTCAGTTAGTAAGTACGACGCGCTCGCCGAACTTGAGCGCACAAGGAGATGAGCCATGCCAACTGGCAAGGTGAAGTTTTACGACGCAGACAAGGGATTCGGGTTCATTCAGGGCGACGACGGCCAGGAAGTGTTCCTCCACGTGACGGCGCTGCCGCCGGAGGTCACGTCCCTCAAGCCGGGCACCCGGCTCGAGTACGGCATCGCCGATGGTCGAAAGGGCGCGCAGGCGCTCTCGGTTCGTGTGATTGACGCGCCCGCGTCCGTCGTGAAGCTCAAGCGCAAGTCGGCCGACGACATGGCGGTGATCGTGGAGGATCTCGTGAAGGTGCTCGACAAGGTCGGCGGCCAGCTGCGTCGCGGCCAGTACCCGCCGTCGTCGACCGGCAGCAAGATCGCGGCGATGCTGCGCCGAGTGGCAGATGATCTCGATGCCTGACGTCAACTCTTCGCGCGAGCCCGCGGCCGACATCGAAACCGAGTCGGCCACGGTTGCCGACACGACCCAGGCCGCGCCACCGCTCGAACTGACTCCGGAGCAGCTGGCGGAATCGATCGAGCTCGCCGAGGACGCGCTGCGCGAGATCACCGAATTCAACTTCATTGGCGACTTCCACGATGTCGTCGACGAGGGCGACGGGATCTATTCGCTGCGATTCGTCTCAAACTCGCCTGGGTTCCGCGACTGGTGGTGGACTGCGGCGCTGACGCGCATCGATGGTGCGGACGCGCCTACCGTGCTCGAGTGCGGACTGCTTCCCGGTGAGGATGCGCTGCTCGCGCCCGAGTGGGTGCCCTGGGCAAAGCGCCTCGCGCGTTTCCGCGCGACGCACGACTCGCACGGCAATCTCTTGCCGGAGGCTGACGAACAGGCGGAAGGCGACGCCGAGGCGAGCCCGCGCAGCCGCACGCGCAAGCGCACGCGGACCAGACTGCGTCGCCGTGGTGAATCGGTGAAGACCGAGGACGCGGTCGATTCCGATTCCGATACCGATACTGATGCCGATACCGAGGGCGATTCCGTTCCGGGCGACGAAGAGCGCGCGGCGACCACCGATCGTGCCGCGACTCACACCAACTCGGACGACGTGATTAGCGGCGCCGAGGAGTCGAAGCAGGACGAGCAGAAGCACGGCGAGCAGAAGCAGTCGGGCGGCGCCAAGGCCAAGTCGCGCACCCGTCGTCGGGTTCGGCCCGCGATGAACGCATCGTCTGCCACCAAGGAAGAACTGCCCGTCGCGCCAGACATTCGCGACTACGCGGAGGAAATGGACGAGGCTCTCGACGGCGTCTCATTCGAAGAAACCGATACTGACGACGAGTCGGGGCGCTAGTGCTTTCCAAGTCATGCGACTCCCCGCGGAGCAGGGCGTCGCGCTGAACTCTCGCGATAAGCCCTGAGGGCCTGGTGCCACCGATTCGGTGGTACCAGGCCCTCAGTGTGTTGCCATTAGCGTGTCGCGCCTCAGTGCGTCGCGGCAGGTTTCGTCTAGTCGAGTCGCTCGACGACGTAGGTGATGCAATCGGCCAGGCTCGACACATCCACCGGGTCGACTGACGCGAAGGTGCCGACTCGCAACTGGTTGCGACCGAGCTTCCGGTACGGCTCGATGTCGACGATGCCGTGCTCGCGCAGCACCGATGTCACGGCCTTACCGTTCACGGACTCGTCGAGGTCGATTGTCACGACGACCTGCGAACGATACTGCTCCTCCGCAACGAACGCGGACGCCCACGGGTTGTGGGCAATCCACTCGTAGAGGAAGTTCGACGACTGGCGGGTGCGCGCATCCACGAACTCGAGCCCACCGTTTTCGTTCATCCAGCGAACCTGCGATTCGAGGAGCGAGAGGGAAGCGACCGCCGGCGTGTTCAGCGTCTGATCCTTGCGCGAGTTGTCGATCGCGTGCTTCAGGCTGAGGAACTCGGGGATAAAGCGGTCGGATGCGGCGATGCGTTCGATGCGCTCTATCGCGGCGGGGGACACGACAGCGAGCCAAAGCCCGCCGTCGGAGCCGAAATTCTTCTGCGGCGAGAAGTAGTACACGTCCGTGGCCGAGAGGTCGACCGCGATACCACCAGCGGCGCTGGTTGCATCCACCATCGTCAACGCGCCGTCATGCTGGACACGCTCGATGCTCACCATCGCACCGGTGGAGGTCTCATTGTGAGCCGTCGCGTAGAGGTCGATGCCCTCTGCGGCCTCAAGGCGGGCCACCGAACCCGCCGCGGCCTCGCGAACATCCGGAGCCTCGAGCCACGGGGCCGAGGCCGAATGCGCAAACTTCGAACTGAATTCACCGAACACGGCGGTCTGTGCGCGCTTTTCGATAAGTCCGAAGGCCGCAGCATCCCAGAACGCGCTCGCGCCACCGTTGGCCAGGAGTACCTCGTAACCGTCGGGCACGCGATACAGGTCTGCGATACCCTCTCGGATATCGTGGACGAGTTGTTTCACCGGCTGCTGGCGGTGCGACGTGCCGATCACAGTGGTGGCACGGTCCATGAGGTCGTCAAGCTGCTGGGTACGCACCAGCGAGGGGCCGGATCCGAATCTTCCATCCTGGGGGAGAAGATCTGCCGGAATACGAATTTCGGTCATGGGCACAAGCCTAGAGCGCTCGTGGGGTTTCGGATCGGTAGGCTTGCATGTGTCGTTCACGCGCCGCGAACGCCGCAGGGATATTGAGAGGGGAGGGAATGTCGTGACTGATCTCATCGACACCACTGAGATGTATTTGCGCACCATTCTCGACCTTGAGGAAGAGGGCATCACGCCGCTTCGCGCGCGAATTTCTGAACGGCTCGGCCACTCGGGCCCCACCGTTTCGCAGACTATTGCGCGTATGGAGCGAGACGGCCTCGTCGAAGTGGCGCCCGACCGCCGCCTCGTTCTGAGCGAGCAAGGCCGTGAGAAGGCCACGCGGGTCATGCGCAAGCACCGCATCGCGGAGTCGCTTCTCGCCAACGTGATCGGCCTTGACCTGTCACAGGTTCATGACGAAGCATGCCGCTGGGAGCACGTCATGAGCGATGAGGCCGAAGAACGGATCTTTGATCTGCTTGGCCAGCCGACGCATTCGCCGTACGGCACCCCGATTCCAACCGCCGAGGACGACGGTCGGCAGATGAGCACGGATTTTCTTGATGGGGTTCAGGCGCTCAGCGAGGTCGGCGCGGATGCGGGACCACAGCTCGTGCGCCGGCTTGGCGAGCCCGTCCAGGCTGATCTCGACCTTCTCGCGATGCTGCATGGCGGGGGAGTGTTTCCGGGCGCATCCGTGACAGTAGAGAACGCTGGCGAGCGATTTATCGTTACCGTTGTTGGCCGAAACGCCGGAGTGATCATTCCGGTTGAGGCGGCACGGCACATCTACGTGGCCAAATAACCGCGCCATCTTGCCGAAGTCGAGAGCGCTCGAAACTTCGCTGATAACGAACGCCGTTATCTTTCCGTAAGTTTTAAGTCACGAAAGCGTGACTATTTCGTGATCTTTCGTTACGGTCTTAAGGAATCGACGAACACAATCTGTGTTCAGTTCATGTCGGGGCGTCGCAATCCCGCTCCTCGACATTGTTCATCCACAGCACTTTGTGGGGCGGGCGGTAGGAACCGGGCGACGTGGAGGGTCGAACTTTGGAACTTACTACTCAGACCGGCAATGCGCCACTGACTCGTCGCCAGGCTCGTGAGATTGAGCGCCGTACCGGCGTTCGTCCCGTCGCGAAAATCGCCCCCGTGGTCGACGTCAATGACACCGGCGAGATCGAACGAAACGAAATGGACGCACTGATCTCAGTGCTTCCGACCGAACTTGTGGACCGCATCGCGAGCCCCGTGGCCGGGGACTCCCCTGATGATGCAGTCGCGGTACCCGTCGCCTTTGACGCACGGAGCCTCTCGGTTCGCGCCCCGCGCCCCGCGGCGCTTGTCGCGCGGCGGCGTCGTCGCGCTGCGGGTGGTTTCGCGGCCGCCGCCTCGGTGACCGCGATTGCAGCCGTTTCGCTTTCCACGCTTAGCGGGCAGGCCACCAGTGTTGCGGCAGACGCGCACCAGGCGAACCTGCTGTCGGCAACAACCGAGAATGCTGCTCCGCAGCCCACCGAGACGCCCGACGAGGCGGCCAATGAGGTCGTCACTCCGGCGCCGATCGAGGTCGACGCGCAGTCGACCACGATTCAGAGCTTCGACTCGTCCGCAGTCCAGGCTGCCGCGACCGAGGTCGTTATCGAGACGCCCGCCGAGGAGATCGCGCCGAGCGGGCCCGTTGAGTCGAGCGAGCCGGTGGAGTCAAGCGAGCCTGCTGAATCTTTTGAGCCGGTGGAAACCTCCGAACCCGCTTCGGACTACTCGGGTTCATCCGACTCGAGCTCGTCTTCGCAGACCGCCTCGGCGCCCGCGCCTTCCGGCAACATCGTGTGGCCCGCTGGCAGCTCGGTGAGCAGCCACTACGGCTGGCGCGACGGTCGGATGCACGAAGGCACCGACTTCACGCCGGGAGCCGGCACTCCGATCGGCTCGATTGCCGACGGTGTTGTGACCGACGTCGTTTACGGTCACGGTGGCTGGGGTAACTACGTTGTGGTGACGCACGAGATCAACGGTCAGTCCGTGGAGTCGCTGTATGCACACATGCAGGATGGCTCGATTTCGGTCTCGCAGGGTCAGCACGTTACTGCGGGTCAGCGACTCGGCGCGGTGGGGAACACCGGCAACTCGTACGGTGCGCACCTGCACCTCGAGGTTCGAGTGAATGGCTCGCTGGTCGACCCGCTGTCGATCCTTCCCTAACGATTATTCAGCGCGTAGCCACCCGTTACCTCTTCGAGACCCGGTCTCGAAAGTTTCGGGTGGCTCGCGTCGTTCTGAAAGTCTTCAAAGATCGTGTATGGTTGTCCAGGTTGCCGTCGCAACAGGGTTGATCCCCGTGAATCTGCGGGTTTTGCCCCCACTCGACTCTCGAGCTTGCCGGGTCGGCAACCATACAGCTCAACACGAATGACGAAATCCGTTATCGATTCGTAAGGCTTTTGTCACCAGGACGTGACATTTCCGA
This DNA window, taken from Gulosibacter molinativorax, encodes the following:
- a CDS encoding metal-dependent transcriptional regulator — its product is MTDLIDTTEMYLRTILDLEEEGITPLRARISERLGHSGPTVSQTIARMERDGLVEVAPDRRLVLSEQGREKATRVMRKHRIAESLLANVIGLDLSQVHDEACRWEHVMSDEAEERIFDLLGQPTHSPYGTPIPTAEDDGRQMSTDFLDGVQALSEVGADAGPQLVRRLGEPVQADLDLLAMLHGGGVFPGASVTVENAGERFIVTVVGRNAGVIIPVEAARHIYVAK
- a CDS encoding DUF3027 domain-containing protein; translation: MPDVNSSREPAADIETESATVADTTQAAPPLELTPEQLAESIELAEDALREITEFNFIGDFHDVVDEGDGIYSLRFVSNSPGFRDWWWTAALTRIDGADAPTVLECGLLPGEDALLAPEWVPWAKRLARFRATHDSHGNLLPEADEQAEGDAEASPRSRTRKRTRTRLRRRGESVKTEDAVDSDSDTDTDADTEGDSVPGDEERAATTDRAATHTNSDDVISGAEESKQDEQKHGEQKQSGGAKAKSRTRRRVRPAMNASSATKEELPVAPDIRDYAEEMDEALDGVSFEETDTDDESGR
- a CDS encoding M23 family metallopeptidase, whose amino-acid sequence is MELTTQTGNAPLTRRQAREIERRTGVRPVAKIAPVVDVNDTGEIERNEMDALISVLPTELVDRIASPVAGDSPDDAVAVPVAFDARSLSVRAPRPAALVARRRRRAAGGFAAAASVTAIAAVSLSTLSGQATSVAADAHQANLLSATTENAAPQPTETPDEAANEVVTPAPIEVDAQSTTIQSFDSSAVQAAATEVVIETPAEEIAPSGPVESSEPVESSEPAESFEPVETSEPASDYSGSSDSSSSSQTASAPAPSGNIVWPAGSSVSSHYGWRDGRMHEGTDFTPGAGTPIGSIADGVVTDVVYGHGGWGNYVVVTHEINGQSVESLYAHMQDGSISVSQGQHVTAGQRLGAVGNTGNSYGAHLHLEVRVNGSLVDPLSILP
- a CDS encoding cold-shock protein: MPTGKVKFYDADKGFGFIQGDDGQEVFLHVTALPPEVTSLKPGTRLEYGIADGRKGAQALSVRVIDAPASVVKLKRKSADDMAVIVEDLVKVLDKVGGQLRRGQYPPSSTGSKIAAMLRRVADDLDA
- the serC gene encoding phosphoserine transaminase produces the protein MTEIRIPADLLPQDGRFGSGPSLVRTQQLDDLMDRATTVIGTSHRQQPVKQLVHDIREGIADLYRVPDGYEVLLANGGASAFWDAAAFGLIEKRAQTAVFGEFSSKFAHSASAPWLEAPDVREAAAGSVARLEAAEGIDLYATAHNETSTGAMVSIERVQHDGALTMVDATSAAGGIAVDLSATDVYYFSPQKNFGSDGGLWLAVVSPAAIERIERIAASDRFIPEFLSLKHAIDNSRKDQTLNTPAVASLSLLESQVRWMNENGGLEFVDARTRQSSNFLYEWIAHNPWASAFVAEEQYRSQVVVTIDLDESVNGKAVTSVLREHGIVDIEPYRKLGRNQLRVGTFASVDPVDVSSLADCITYVVERLD